One Clostridia bacterium genomic window carries:
- a CDS encoding DNA polymerase: ATAARILDKKLDEVTPKERGLGKTINFGMIFGQTGYGLSRLIGEDVETSSRYINEYFSIYSGVEEYMKNMEKEAREKGYVQTMFGTTRNVSGLRSKNRRIYSAAGREAINMPIQGTEADMMKYVMIKLQELINDIFTDKTFMLLQIHDEIVFEVEESMVEEFKDMANEIMINSLKLDVPLQTHISEGNSWDKLK; encoded by the coding sequence GCAACAGCAGCTAGAATCCTTGATAAAAAGTTAGATGAAGTAACCCCAAAGGAAAGGGGCTTAGGAAAGACTATTAACTTTGGAATGATATTTGGCCAAACAGGATATGGGCTATCTAGGTTGATAGGTGAAGATGTCGAAACAAGTAGTAGATATATTAATGAATATTTTTCAATATATTCTGGAGTAGAGGAGTATATGAAGAATATGGAAAAAGAAGCTAGAGAAAAAGGCTATGTCCAAACAATGTTTGGTACTACTAGAAATGTAAGTGGACTTAGATCTAAAAATAGAAGGATCTATTCTGCTGCTGGTAGAGAGGCAATTAATATGCCTATACAGGGTACAGAAGCAGATATGATGAAGTATGTAATGATAAAACTACAAGAACTGATAAATGATATATTTACAGATAAAACTTTTATGCTACTTCAAATTCATGATGAAATAGTATTTGAGGTCGAGGAATCTATGGTTGAAGAATTTAAAGATATGGCTAATGAAATAATGATAAATTCTCTTAAATTAGATGTCCCATTGCAAACTCATATTAGCGAAGGAAATTCTTGGGATAAACTTAAATAA
- a CDS encoding ATP-dependent DNA ligase has protein sequence MSKSFNQVCKVLEKVENTTGRLDMTSLMGDFLKQCDIEDIQMISYLVQGRVAPMFINSEFNYSEKSLLNLIDSYLKRINKGIDVFLLRQEKGDIGDVVYEISEKLDTKNKRYTVKNVYELLWDIVNTSGTGSVERKDNLVMAFLSSSTPIEAKYFSRIVCGSMRLGLHSKTMMDVFSYMVSGDKELSDEFSRVYGVSSDIGYVASKLDNFDKENVVKELEDISVNPGFPVLSRLVERVGSFDEVIDRFGGEFLVQGKFDGLRLQIHKYNRGDISKRKVLWKSYIKDKSQGLNLFGSESSDCVVKLFTRNLEDVTDMFPEVVEDAKNLSLESFILDSEVLGWDYAHDTFLSYQTTMQRRRKYEIGNIREKIPAKAMLFDILYLNGKDLTQLDTYKRVEILEKNLGSIDDSLRVAKTSKVTSVEELKNLFDQYVSQGLEGVIVKQLTGGYDAGQRNFEWIKIKKSIDRGLVDTIDMVVVGYYYGSGRRAELGIGALLGAVYNEEDDRYDAICKVGTGISDELFKNILENLKGFETLKRTKNVVVNDVLKPDVWVRPNFVITVDADEITRDISKDKKGVGNGLSLRFPRLVEWDRDKGIENITTVKELTEMFEAKNR, from the coding sequence ATGTCAAAGAGCTTCAATCAGGTCTGTAAAGTATTAGAAAAGGTTGAGAATACAACAGGAAGATTAGATATGACCTCTCTAATGGGGGATTTTTTAAAACAGTGTGATATTGAGGATATTCAGATGATTTCATATCTTGTACAAGGCCGTGTTGCACCAATGTTTATTAATAGTGAATTTAACTATTCAGAGAAAAGTCTTCTTAATTTAATAGATTCATATTTAAAAAGGATTAATAAGGGTATTGATGTTTTTTTACTAAGACAGGAAAAAGGTGATATTGGGGATGTTGTATATGAAATTTCTGAAAAATTAGATACAAAGAATAAAAGATATACAGTTAAAAATGTCTATGAACTACTTTGGGATATTGTAAATACTTCTGGTACTGGTTCCGTAGAGAGAAAGGATAACTTGGTTATGGCTTTCTTATCCTCTTCTACACCTATTGAAGCAAAGTATTTTTCTAGAATTGTCTGTGGATCTATGAGGTTAGGTCTTCATTCTAAGACTATGATGGACGTCTTCTCATATATGGTAAGTGGTGACAAGGAACTGAGTGATGAATTTAGTAGAGTATATGGAGTCTCTTCAGATATAGGGTATGTTGCTAGTAAATTAGATAATTTTGACAAAGAGAATGTCGTAAAAGAATTAGAGGATATAAGTGTAAATCCAGGATTCCCTGTTTTATCTAGACTTGTAGAAAGGGTAGGGTCGTTCGATGAAGTAATTGATAGATTCGGTGGAGAATTTCTAGTACAAGGTAAATTTGATGGATTAAGATTACAGATACATAAATATAATAGAGGAGATATATCAAAAAGAAAGGTCTTATGGAAGAGCTATATTAAAGATAAATCTCAAGGATTAAATCTTTTTGGGTCCGAAAGTAGTGATTGTGTAGTTAAACTTTTTACTAGAAATCTGGAAGATGTTACAGATATGTTCCCAGAAGTTGTTGAAGATGCTAAAAACCTTTCTTTAGAGAGCTTTATACTTGATTCTGAGGTTCTCGGTTGGGATTATGCTCATGATACATTTCTGAGTTATCAAACTACTATGCAAAGGAGAAGAAAGTATGAGATTGGTAATATTAGAGAGAAAATTCCTGCAAAGGCAATGCTCTTTGATATCCTCTATCTTAATGGTAAAGATTTGACACAATTGGATACATATAAAAGAGTAGAAATATTAGAGAAGAATTTAGGTTCTATTGATGATAGCTTAAGAGTTGCTAAGACAAGTAAAGTAACTAGTGTAGAGGAATTAAAGAATCTCTTTGATCAATATGTATCTCAGGGTTTAGAAGGAGTAATAGTTAAACAACTAACCGGAGGTTATGATGCAGGTCAAAGAAACTTTGAATGGATTAAAATAAAGAAAAGTATTGATAGAGGATTGGTAGATACAATAGATATGGTTGTGGTTGGTTACTACTATGGTTCTGGTAGGAGAGCAGAATTAGGAATAGGTGCACTTTTGGGTGCTGTATATAACGAAGAAGACGATAGATATGATGCAATTTGTAAAGTAGGTACAGGTATTTCTGATGAATTGTTCAAAAATATATTGGAAAATCTTAAAGGCTTTGAAACTTTAAAAAGAACGAAAAATGTTGTAGTAAATGATGTACTCAAACCAGATGTTTGGGTAAGGCCTAATTTCGTAATTACTGTTGATGCTGATGAAATAACTAGGGATATTAGTAAAGATAAAAAAGGTGTTGGTAACGGCCTCTCTTTAAGGTTTCCTA
- a CDS encoding DeoR family transcriptional regulator: MYIILKQSKGEILKEASNDMKIPIKTTKVSKNLNKMKGENTNIDSEKLSERQKKIVSILEKEGEVYPSKLQELLPNVSTRTIRRDMTDLEKKKIVEQKGSTKSTYYIYIK; encoded by the coding sequence TTGTATATAATCCTTAAACAGAGTAAAGGAGAAATACTGAAAGAGGCTAGCAATGATATGAAAATTCCAATTAAAACTACGAAAGTTTCAAAAAACTTGAACAAAATGAAGGGCGAAAATACAAATATAGACTCAGAAAAGCTTTCAGAAAGACAAAAGAAGATAGTATCTATACTGGAAAAAGAAGGGGAGGTATATCCTTCCAAGCTACAAGAGCTACTACCTAATGTATCTACAAGAACAATTCGAAGAGATATGACAGATTTAGAAAAGAAAAAAATTGTAGAGCAGAAGGGTTCTACTAAATCTACTTACTATATTTATATTAAATAA